The following is a genomic window from Amaranthus tricolor cultivar Red isolate AtriRed21 chromosome 10, ASM2621246v1, whole genome shotgun sequence.
cataaaaaagttttttctcacaactttccattaccacctaataccacatgttcaaatgGTAATTAATTTTCTGACGAATCCTAAATAAGTCTTTAGAGTTTAATCTTAAGAAAGATCAATAGTGGATGTATGAAGTTTTGTTCTTTCTATTTAGCCAATCTTGCAATAAGATCACTTCAAATGCTAATGATTCCTTCACAAGTAACACCGGTGGTCTGAAATTGTTTTTCGGGGACCTTCTACAATGCTTAAGTAAGTAAGTATCTCAGATGAATGTCTAATAAACCCTTGCCCAAGTGCATAGTGGCTCTTAGCTTAGAGAGTTATTATTAGGGCGTGTTTGCAGCGTGAATCTTAAATTATCAAAGTCATCTTTGTCTTATAAATTAAATGTAAATAATTGAAGGAATGTTCTTAGTTCAACTTAGTTCTCAATAAATATTGCTTGAAGTTAAATAAATACTTTGAGAGGAATTGTTTGCACTATTGAAGATTAGATCACTCGCGTGGGAAATTTGAATCCACGTCTTATACTTAGAGGGTGTTCTCCTCTTATCTGCCTACTGGATGTTTATTTTAATCTTGTGATGTTACCTTTATTGACATTAAGACATACCCCTAGGGTTTTATGTAAGGATGACTATAATACTACACGTGTCCTTGTATTGGCTTAAAGTCATGTATTAAATGCCAAGTTCTACCTTTCTCAAAAAGGTGTGTTTCCCAATGACTGTGTATGTTAGAAACCGATGATTATAGAAGATTTACCGTCAAGTTATTGTGATGTCTCAACTTTTCATTAATTACCCAAATTTCAACAAAGCTCTTCATATCTTTTAACTGTTCATATAAGTTAAACCATTCAGCTTCTTATCCAGCGTCTAGAACTAAATACTTCACCCCAGATACCGACCACCTAGACCAACGCTTCCACACTAGTCCACCCAGGTCACCTTTTGACCTAGAAAGCCCATGGCCTAGATCATTTTCCTCTAGATGTCTTATGACCCAGAACCCAATTGGTCCAGTTTAGACTCCTAGGTTAATTCTTTGGCCCATATGACTTGGCATCTAGTCTAGACACATACATAATGTAatgaattttttgaagaaaataagattgttaaATGAGAATAAGTATTACAAGAGATATTCCTATCAATATTACACTAATTTTGCCCATTAGTCTTTCCCACATTTATTACCGATTACATAACGGGTGGTAATTGATATATATTGGATGATGTTGCTTGTTGATCTGTGTATATTGACGAATTAAGTCAGATGGGTATAGTGAACAAGGTCCGATTTTGTAAGTAGAAATGATTATTCGTAGTTGTCTAAAGGTGAGTTGTAACACGTAGAAAGAGAAGATAATATAACTCTTTATATACTTGAAGAACAAGTCATACTACTACCAATTAGTTTTATTAGTAAAAgtaaaagcaaaagaaaaaaatcaactATTGAAAATGTTAGACTTTTAGAATAACTCCTACTATTACCATTCAATACAATTTTTTCTCTCGAGATTAATATTATAATCCTTCAAGTGGATTGACATAAATTATTCTCATACGCTCCAATTTTATGTTTTCATGAAGAgcaattttaaacatatatcaTTAGAgtaaataacatatataataaGGGGcatcaaccattagcttaagttaataattaagatgtcagaatatgttatatataaaaaaattacttccaaTTAAGTTGCTTAATGGGTACTACTTTGTTAATGCTTGACTACAGGGCATATTATAGGTGTACATTTAGAGTATTACAAGGGTGTTTAGCCACAAAACAAGTTCAAAGAAGTGATGATGATCCATGTTACTTTGAAGTCTCTTACCGTGGTACGCACACTTGTTCTCAagcttcttcatcttcaccgTCAGTTGGACCCGAACTCGAACCCATCCAATCCTTTTCCAATCCTCCTCATGatcattcaaaaaaaatcatttggaatttcaaaacagaaaataataatatacaagaCCATATAAATCCCTCTTCATTTTCCTTTCCTTCGTCTAATCCATTGATTAAAACCCAACAAACACCTACGACTTTGcttaattacattaataataacttTGTTAATCATGCTACTTTTCCTACAAATCATACAAATTGTGAGAATATTGGTGTGATTGATCATCATCTACAAGAAGTTGTTCATCCATCTTCTACTTCGGCTACTAACTCTCCACCTTTTGCTTCCGATCTTACATTTGATCATCAAGGTGAAATTGATGATGAATTTGcgcatttttttcattaattcttctcatagtgcaaaaatgtggtTTCAGTAGTAATCGCGATAATAGTCGTAAAACAAATTTCACTGTCAATACAGATAATTTAATCCGGCCTATATTTTAATAGACTTTTTTAACTATCATTCTTATTTATGGCTAAAACAACTTTATTAGTAGTGAATATTTTAATAGTGTGTGAATTTCTTTAGATTTTAGTGAAGTATTAAAATGGAAGAACATGACTTAGAATTTTAACTATTTAGCcctttattatttgttatttaaaattagttttcGCATTAATAGTGCGATTTAAACTAGTAATGTGACAACTAAATCTAGAATGtagtagtataatttttttatagatcGTTTTACAAGTTTAGTTCTTtagtttgtaatatttttttttcttatcaaGAGTATATTGAGTAATGTATTTTCTATAGTCATTTTTGTAGCATAATCATTTATATGAAATTAATTTCTATAGTAATGTATTTTCATATTAGCTACCTGAAATGTTTTCTGAAGCTTCAAATTCGAATTTTAACCTATTCAAATACTTTACGGTTTGAACGATTCTTCcaactttatttaaattgttaaaacaactttataacaataatattcatatgacaATTAACTATTTAGCTTGTCATTATTTGTTATCTAGAATTGGTTTTCACATTACATTTGTGATTTGAATCAGTAATGTGATAACTAAATCTAGATACTAATAACATACATATTTTTCATAAGTCTTTTTGTAAGTTATATTCTTTAATTTCTAACAATTTTTTCCTTATCAAAAGTATATTTTCTATAGTCATTTTTTTATCATGAACATGCATATGaaattaatgattttaattaCATATGGTTTGCTACAAAGGCCATACATTTTGTCTTTATTTTGATTCTTTGATCTCATATATGAATTGGTTGGCACTATACTGGATGGTATGGACTATGTAGTGTGCCTGCCACATCCATTTCCAACATTGGAGAAATGCCATGAACAAATATGTCAATTGTTGGTTTTTGGTTCATGTTCATCAAATGTGACTAAATTTTAGTGGACTGAATGTTTCGAATAATAGACAGTTGGTTCAGTCTCAAAATTATAAACGAGGCACTGGTTCTTGGTGTCATTAGTTTTAATTCATTATCATTGGATGGTGTCTTTAAGAAAACAATAACTAAACTATTTATATTAGTAAATGTAtgtttttaatgtatttaaagTTAAATATAGAAATAAAGAGGATCAAGTAAAAACAGCATAATTGAATACTAACATAAAAATAGCAAGGTTGAGTGTTTCAAGGATGACATATATGTTGTATTGACGGTGACATATCAACATACGTTTAATTGTGTGACGTGTGtttaaatctaaaataataattgaaaatttttaaggtGACATATTCAACTTCAGATGTGATTTTTCCCTTGGTAATTTTTGACTTAAAATACACACAACCCTTTTTTGGAAATAAAACAACATATTTAAAATGCAGAAAAACAGTTAAAGTACATAAAAAAGGAAACAACAGGTCTCGTTCCCCTCAAGCACAAGAAGGGGAGGAGAGGCTACAAGAACAAATAGAGTCAAAGATAACATCATAATAAAACACACGATGTTTAGAATCAAATATCATAACATTGTCAATACAAGACGTCCCCTTTACATGGATATATCACACCGCAAAACTATTTGTTCGGTTTTTAACAAGCTAGCCACCTTTACTTGATCCTCTCtctcacacacacatatatgtaaCTAAAAGCGGCTTATATTTctgaataaaccctaaaaaaattaaGCCAAAGAtcaattaactttaaaaaaattgtaaacgAGGATCAAAATCGGACGTTGCTTGATCATCATTTTGTAGTCAATTACACATCTCTTTTGGGCTTTCATAAGATTCTTTTTCGCAACATTGAGTTTAAATATTAGTCAATGATGGATGATAGAATAAAACGGGTGGTGATGAAAATTGTTGCTCATCACAACATTTGTTGCTAGTTCACTATGAATTGTTGTACTGCACCTAACCATCTCTTTAGAAAACTAATTACCTATCTCTTTCACTTTACTGACATTATGTACATCTAGgagattaatgttgatcaaATATTACATGCATAATATGTAATACACCCTCCCATTTTCCCTAATAGTCCCATTTGCTTTTAGgttatcatttttttatcactcttaatctgtattttattcttattctataagtcaaaatatatttaagtgaaatcttgtttcaTTTCGTCTCAGTGCAAGAATATTAATGTTGATATTAAAGGTTAATATGTTGTCTCAACaagtataaaatgataaatgGGATTACTAgaaagaataggagggagtgtGTGTTGAGAGATgtagaataaaatatataacattaaATTTCTCAttacaatatataaaaaattgaaaacaagtacctaataaataggaaaaacaaGTAACTTATTACAAAAAAAGATAGGGAGTTCTTCCCATGATCTCGTAACTTAATCACATAACTTACTCAAACTAATTAGTAATGACTCTTAATTAGTAACTACCCACTATACCACTAGTTAATTGCCCACTTAACTACCCACTTAACATAATTTGAATCAATCCAACACTCCCCCTTGAttcaaaattacataaaaacgATCATTGACTTGAACTTGATTTACTTATTCCAGAATTTAACATACTTGCATCACCACTGAAACTTGAAACTGATACCTAACACATCATTATGGTACCCTGAACAAACCAACATAATAAGCGATTGCGATAAGACTTCAACACACATTCACCATAAAAATACAATCCATTGCCATAGATCAATACTACACCACATAACCACACAATTTTAGTAAACTTAATAATTTGccacacacaccacacaaaCACTTGAACTTGAACTCTACACAGTGTAAAAGAGCTTGTTagcttcttcttcatcaattttttaAGCAATTTTGTTTTGCTCTTTCTCTTTTTCATCACTTTCTTATCTCAACATCTTGCCTCAATATGCCCTTACCTTTTGCAACAGTAACGTTGAATTCTTCTTCCGAATGGACGCTTTTCACTTTGATCACCACAACCTCCGCGTCCTCGTGCTAAACCTCTACCACCACTAGGGGTGAaagtttggtttttggtttcgattcaatacaaatacaaatcaaaccgaataaaattcgATTTGATATTTTTAGtccaaatccaaatcataatatttataatccaaaTTCAACCGAATTTTGCTTTTGAAATAAGTACTACAAACTTtacagaagaaaaaaaattgcaaataagtAATACAATTTTTCCAGAAGTAAAAAATTGCAAAGCCTATAGGCTTACTTTTTGAGAACATCTAACAGGCTATACAACACAAAGTGTACTACTCACACTATCCCATGGCCATAGTGGAAGGAGAAAAAATGGGATTTAATTTGAAGCTCTGATGCCATGTTGAgagatataaaataaaatgtataacacTAACTTTCTTattacaatatataaataatgcaATACAAGTACCTATTAAATAGGAAAACTAAGTAACTAAATGCACATAAGAATATGGAGTTCATCCCATGATCCCATATAGTAATGACTCTTAAATAGTAACTACCCATGAAACGACTAGTTAACTATCCACTTAACATGATTTGAATCAATCCAACAATGTGAATTTAAGGGTAAGGCTTAACAAAACTTTTACTGTGAAACTACCCACTTTTGTTGGGTTTAGTCAAGCAAGATATGAATGAAAGTACATGTTGATCCCACTATTGGAATTCCTTAGTTTCATCCTCAAAATATATAACAACGTTCACCTGAGGTATGAGCATTCAACCAAAAGCATAATCAAGAACATAACAAGAAGCACCTTATgacttgaaaaataaatatgtaataaaaaaattatgccaacggtcatattttttcgGATCTATTTAATAAGACCAATGATATATTTTGTGACACTATTTCAAATTTAcgtaatttcttttttattttccttccttttttgttaaaaaaacaccaaaaaatCATCCAAAAGatcccaaaaaaaataaattcaaacaatcaaaattattgaaaaaatccAAGTAAAAAGACCAAGAAAAAAACTTCTAACAATCAAAGGCTGAAATTTAGTatcaaaattttctattttctcaTAATACTTCTAATTCTTCTTACAATGTTCCTCAAAATATCCCAAATTCATTTTATAATGTTCCTTTTATATTTCTAAAATTCAACTTATAATGTTCCTACAGATACCCAAAATTCTCAAACTATGTTCCACCGTCATCATCAATCTCACAATGTCAAGTCTAATATTGATAACTATTCAACTCCGATAAGGGGTGAAAGTTTAGATGAAAATAAGattgaatatgatgatgatgataatgaaaatgaagGAAATGATCAAGATGATCAATATGGTGAAGATGGAGTGAAGATGGAGGAAATTTTGTTCACCATTTCAACATCTACTTTCACAATTTGGTTCACCATCGAACTTCACTCAACTAGTTCAACTATCGAAATAGCAACCAATTGATGAAGCTCCTACAGCTTCAAAGAAAAGTTGGGATTTGGTTGAAGATATTTCTCTCATATCTTCCGTCATAACACAAGTACAAATTCAATTGTGGGTACCAACCAAAAGATAAGAGTGAGATGGCAAAAAGTTAGAGATGCTTATGAAGCAGCGAGGATGGAATAACCCTATCTGATCCCACGAAGAACCATCAACATGCTTGAAGTGGTATGAAAGTTATAACGACACTCTTAAGACAAATAAGATTGGCACACGAGAGAAAGATGTGCTTAAAGTAGTGGGAAAATATCAAGGACGGAATATGATCCTTAAACACCAACAATTAAACTTGAAGGAGGATCATTTGCTCGCCCTGAGGGTGTGAAGAAGGCTAAGGCTCACATGAATAGGAAAATGGTTGCAGATTAATTCATTTCAAGCTTTAAGTACATTTAGAGAGAGTCTTCGACTTGATTCAGAAGAAATCAAGGAGAGAcgaaaattcagaaaaaaagaAGTTTGAAAACAAAATGAGTTGTCTATCtaacaaaaacaacttcagaTGGAGGAATATCGAATTAATTGGGATATCTATTAAACATTAAGCAAAAAGAAAATTCGTTAGCCTTGGAAAGTTGATATGATTGTTCAATATGAAAAATACTTTTAGAATTACAATTGTCAATAAAGGTTCAACTTCATTGTTATTGTcgtcattgttattatgttttaattatgtaatgttttTATTAGTACAATGTTTCAGTTAGTTTGATGCTTTACTTATATAATGTTTTAGTATGATGTATTAGTTagtattatgttttaattatgcAAAGTTTTCATGCATTAGTTAATtctttccatcaccttttggcatgcacTAGTCTTTTTCCTTTCAATCACCTTTTAGCATGCACTAGTCTTTTCCTTTtcatcaccttttggcatgcactagtcttttcattttcatcaccttttggcatgcacTAGTCTATTCAATATTTCATGGTCTTTGTTATATATACGCATATCCAAGTTCAATTGAATGTATAACCcattaaccttttttggcataAACACATAACTTGAAAAGGAGATTTTACAAGTTTAGTTTTTCCTCTTCCACTTTATGTTATTCATCTTTAGATAAAGAGgattaatatactaatatggTTGATTATGACATTCATTACACTATTCCAGTTATTGTTTCAACACTAAAACCAATGGTGAGAATccacaaaaatatcaaattcaaAGAGATCATTAAAAGGGTCATTACCAATTATTTAATGACTATTTTGCTGAAATCCTACACTTCCTGCTTGATTATTTCGGCGCAGGTTTAGGATGAGGAAACATGTATTTTTATGGATGATGAAATTTATCTCCAACAACAATCTCTTGTTCACTAACAACGTTGATGCAACTGGTCAAAAAGGTCTAAGAGCCTTACAAAAGTGTATTGCAGCTCTTTGAATACTAGTATAAGGGGTGCCTGATAATCAAGTCGATGAGTACCTCCAAATTAGAAAAAGCACAGCAAGAAAAGCACTTACTCATTTGAAAAAGAGAGTTTTCAATTTGGCAACATTATTTGAGAAAACTAACACCACAAGATCTAATGAGATTATTGATCTTTGGTGAAGAGTAAGGATTCCCTATCAATGGAAATCAATATGGAATGGCCTACTATTTCGACGATGGAATTTATCCTAAATGGGATACTTTTATTTAATCTAATACTGAACCACAAACACTGAAAGCATGCTTATTTGCCCAACAtcaagaatcagcaagaaaggATGTGGAGCGAGCATTTGGTGTTGCAAGCTCGAtttgaaataattagaaaaCCCTCACTtgcttgggatgaagaactttATGATATAGTTACTTCTTGTATCATTAAGCATAACATGATAGTGGAAGATTAAATAGATATGCATACACACTATGCTGATGGTAGAGAGTTCATAGGAGATTGCCTACAAGGTCAATCAAAAGGTACAAATGGATTAAATGATGAGTTAGAGTATTACACAAATAGAATTGTTGATATCGACCAATACTTAGCAAATAAGGATGATGTCGAAGATCAACAACACATTTATCCTTAAAAAATGACTTGGTTGAAATATCTGGCAAAAGTTTAGAAGGAATCGCAATTAATGTACCATTTAAAACTTTAGTTTCTTAATTGGtgtatttattttctatatgggcattgtaatttttatttgaatataatgaattttgcttaattattattgatgtctacaaattaaaaaaaaaattaaacttcaaaaaaatattagcTTTATTAcatgattaaaattttttaaataataaaaaaaaaattattttaattaataaaaatctaTATTATGTTTGTACTAGAAAATATCATTGTGAACAAACTAAAGATAAACGTTAGATAAATTAAGGAGAGAAAGTATAATGGGATAGAGAAAAAATAAGAGAGAAAAGATGATAACCTTTTAAAAGATGTCATTATTTATAAGATTAGGTTGAAAG
Proteins encoded in this region:
- the LOC130825535 gene encoding probable WRKY transcription factor 41 produces the protein MENTMNDMNFKGLVNELIEGRDLTKELIQLNLCNDSHFYSNEAYELMANKILAKFEKSLQILEYDSSQIQFHRVIDEKTDSPNSFSGSPKSLDSDGGFKGECESKKRRISPRVTHRVEGSSSSGLESPKEDGYNWRKYGQKDILGAKFPRAYYRCTFRVLQGCLATKQVQRSDDDPCYFEVSYRGTHTCSQASSSSPSVGPELEPIQSFSNPPHDHSKKIIWNFKTENNNIQDHINPSSFSFPSSNPLIKTQQTPTTLLNYINNNFVNHATFPTNHTNCENIGVIDHHLQEVVHPSSTSATNSPPFASDLTFDHQGEIDDEFAHFFH